The following nucleotide sequence is from Peribacillus sp. ACCC06369.
AAAAGAATAGCGGTCAAGCATGACTAGACGGGACACTCCCTTATGCGCCATTTTCATATCAGCCGTTACAGGGTGAACCTGGGGAAATAAAGAAATATCCTTATTCAACCTTTCTAGATCAACCTTTAAAGCTTCTTTTATTACAACCGACATAATTCCCTCTCCTTTATATGTTTCAAGATCCGTTCTTGCCGCCGCAAAAATCTATATGTAGCCTTACATGTCCGTTTCGCTTAACAAGTACCCTAAATTTATCATAGCGAAACTCAAAAATCAACATATAGTGTCGCATTAAATATTTCAACTACTATATATTGTGTTTGTTTTGAATGACTTTTAATTTTGTCAAACGATAAATCAATTAATATAGTTAGCAAAAGGGAGGAAAATGTCGATTTACAATAATTTTTCATCAGATTTCAATTAATTTGGACCTTGCTTTTTCCCCATCCCTTTTAGGACTTATTCCTGCAAGGAATAGCTTATTTGGTAAACAAATCTGAAAAAACTTTTTTATTTTCCACTTTAATTATTCTGCTTCTTCTATCTCATGAAATTCCATTCATCGCTTTCATATTTGCTTTCTGCAATGGCCTTCACTTCCAGCAATTGTTGTTCAGTGAGGACGTATGGTTCTAGATCGATCGATAGTCCTTCGGCAAAACCTTTTTCAAAAGCAACTTTCGCTTCGGGGATGGTAATCTTTCTTCCGGCAATGTCATTCATGGCTACAGCTTTGTTTTTTAAGTTTTTTTGCATTCTCTCTTTAACCCTGTCATTTGAAAATTTAAATACGCTAAAGAGCTTTTCATCATCAAGTTCAAGCAAAATGGCCCCGTGTTGAAGGATGACGCCCTTTTGCCTGGTTTGTGCGCTGCCAGCGACCTTCCTGCCCTCAACGACCAGTTCATACCAGCTTGGAGCATCAAAGCAGACGGAAGACTTGGGCGCTTTTAAAGCCGCTTTTTCCTGCTCGGTTCGAGGCACAGCAAAATAAGCATCCAATCCAAGATTCCTGAACCCCATTAATATTCCTTCAGATATGACACGATATGCTTCAGTAACGGTAGTTGGCATTCCCGGATAGGATTCTGGAACGATTACGCTATAAGTCAATTCATGCTCGTGCAGCACCGCTCGCCCTCCTGTTGGTCTGCGAACAAAACCGAGGCCTTGCCTTTTGACCTCTTCCATATCGATTTCCGCTTCTGCCTTTTGAAAATAACCAATCGACAATGTCGCTGGATCCCAACCATAAAAGCGTATGATTGGCGGAATTTCCCCTTTGCTTTGCCAATTTAAAAGCGCTTCGTCCATCGCCATATTAAAAGCCGGTGAACAATTTCCAGAATCTATAAAACCCCATTTTTCTTTAGTCATCCTAAACCCTCGTTTCAATAGACTGTTTTTCAGTAATTCCGTTATACCCCACAAAAAACTCACATGTAGTAGTTTAACAGACTTTAACACTCTAAAAAAGAAAGTGCTATCAAGTCGATAAAGAATTTGATGAAAATTCTTTTTGATTATTAAGTAAAGCAATTATATAATAAGTATTGTCTGTATTCGTTAAGGTAGAAGGGAGTTTTAATGTTTGGAATTATTATATACACTGCTCATCATCTTGGGAGTGGTTATTGCGTATTCACTTTTTAATTGGTACCGCCAGCGTAAAATCGTTAAAACATTAACACAGGACGAATTTATCGCTAACTACAGAAAAGTGCAGCTGATCGATGTTCGGGAACCGAATGATTTTGATAATGGTCATATCTTAGGCGCAAGAAACATCCCTATGACGCAAATGAAAACTCGCTTGGTCGAAATTAGGCCGGACAAGCCTGTATACTTGTACGCTCAAAGCGAAATCATCAGCGGAAGAGCTGCAGCCATG
It contains:
- a CDS encoding biotin/lipoate A/B protein ligase family protein, producing the protein MTKEKWGFIDSGNCSPAFNMAMDEALLNWQSKGEIPPIIRFYGWDPATLSIGYFQKAEAEIDMEEVKRQGLGFVRRPTGGRAVLHEHELTYSVIVPESYPGMPTTVTEAYRVISEGILMGFRNLGLDAYFAVPRTEQEKAALKAPKSSVCFDAPSWYELVVEGRKVAGSAQTRQKGVILQHGAILLELDDEKLFSVFKFSNDRVKERMQKNLKNKAVAMNDIAGRKITIPEAKVAFEKGFAEGLSIDLEPYVLTEQQLLEVKAIAESKYESDEWNFMR
- a CDS encoding rhodanese-like domain-containing protein; protein product: MELLYTLLIILGVVIAYSLFNWYRQRKIVKTLTQDEFIANYRKVQLIDVREPNDFDNGHILGARNIPMTQMKTRLVEIRPDKPVYLYAQSEIISGRAAAMLYKKGYKELFHLKGGFKMWTGKIKAKK